In one Bactrocera tryoni isolate S06 chromosome 5, CSIRO_BtryS06_freeze2, whole genome shotgun sequence genomic region, the following are encoded:
- the LOC120778256 gene encoding uncharacterized protein LOC120778256 isoform X2: MSNGALPKIKTSKSSLKSSECREEAKVQNSNSEFSFELKPKPKLTCIPENCSQFFSDLRKTQSLNVSKKTEVPEKSWSVLFIGSKSNLHAKNLIM; encoded by the exons ATGTCCAACGGCGCTCTGCCAAAGATCAAGACATCCAAATCATCGCTGAAGAGCAGCGAATGTCGCGAAGAGGCGAAAGTACAAAACTCCAATAGCGAATTCTCATTTGAGCTGAAACCGAAACCGAAATTGACTTGCATACCGGAAAATTGTAGTCAATTCTTTAGCGATTTGCG AAAAACACAATCGCTGAATGTGTCCAAGAAGACGGAGGTGCCGGAGAAATCGTGGTCCGTTTTGTTTATCGGCTCGAAGAGTAATCTGCATGCCAAAAATCTCATTATGTAA
- the LOC120778256 gene encoding uncharacterized protein LOC120778256 isoform X1, producing the protein MSNGALPKIKTSKSSLKSSECREEAKVQNSNSEFSFELKPKPKLTCIPENCSQFFSDLREPFCRKTQSLNVSKKTEVPEKSWSVLFIGSKSNLHAKNLIM; encoded by the exons ATGTCCAACGGCGCTCTGCCAAAGATCAAGACATCCAAATCATCGCTGAAGAGCAGCGAATGTCGCGAAGAGGCGAAAGTACAAAACTCCAATAGCGAATTCTCATTTGAGCTGAAACCGAAACCGAAATTGACTTGCATACCGGAAAATTGTAGTCAATTCTTTAGCGATTTGCG TGAACCATTTTGCAGAAAAACACAATCGCTGAATGTGTCCAAGAAGACGGAGGTGCCGGAGAAATCGTGGTCCGTTTTGTTTATCGGCTCGAAGAGTAATCTGCATGCCAAAAATCTCATTATGTAA